The Glycine max cultivar Williams 82 chromosome 17, Glycine_max_v4.0, whole genome shotgun sequence genome contains the following window.
agttatatgtataaaaaaaactagcatACCCAATATCCAAAGGCTCTAGTTATGCAAAGGTATATAGAGGGGGTCATTAATATTGTATATAGTCTTACTATCGacccaaaaatattatatataatcttactcttatatatgtaaaatgtcTGTTTCAGAATTTAAATCGAAAAATTCATGAGATCATGATTAATTAACCACTAAGACACAACTGTACTGTTGTATCAGAACACACCATCTAAGTTATATGTAcgtataaaattcataaataattatcCATAAACATGTGAATAAGTTGATGCAGAATTATTTGATCAGTCTAGCTTAATTAGAAAGTAATTCTAAGttcaaatcatatatatatatatatagcatcaCATATTatactacattttttttataactctaAATGAATCCGACTGTGAGTTacctttttttgaaaaataataataataattctacTTTTGATTAGAATTGAATCAccttttagtttaatattataCAGTAGGAAATTCCCAAGTCAACTGCACCTCATGATTTGGTCTTGGTTGTTGCAGGCAACACCTCATTTCCCACTTTGTCCACTTTAATCACTGTTTGTTCTACTTGTACTACCttcatcaccatcatcatcatcatcattcctCTCTATAAAATCATCGAGCAACCTATCATCAAGTTCTCCACCATATATATGGTATAGTACAGTaagtaactaattaattaagcatGAAGGTGCATCAGTTCGCACGTGGATTCTGGGAGCACGAACCCTCCCTCACACTTGGATGCAAACGCTTACGCCCCCTTGCCCCCAAGCTTTCCAACACCGACGACACCATTTCTCCACCTCATCATCATCCTGTTACAACCTTAGACCTCAAGAGCTTCATCAAACCTCAAAGTGCCTCCAGAAAACTTGGAATTGGATCCTCCTccgatgataataataataataataataagagagaCCCATCTTCACCTCATGGCCAGGTCCATTAATAATCTCTTCTATATTCTAATTACTTAATGAGAAATTGATATtccctttaatttaatttgttccataatatatcatatatCTAAGGAGTTTAGTTGAATTGGTTGAGTAGAATccgtaaattattataaacactCACTAATCTTGGATtcctacaaattaaaataatatatattcatacaccatgttatatataatagtatACCGGTGGCAATTAATTCACGTGCACGTATATATGATACAAAAGTATATGATTTTTAGGAAACCTGTGCTCtggacaacaaaaaaaaaaaggtttaattataaattttacatgATACAGGTGGAAACTCATATTCCAGGAGGGACACGGTGGAATCCGACGCAAGAACAGATAGGGATATTGGAGATGCTGTATAGAGGAGGTATGCGAACTCCGAATGCTCAACAAATAGAGCAGATCACGGCACAGCTTAGCAAGTACGGCAAGATCGAAGGGAAGAACGTGTTCTACTGGTTCCAAAACCACAAAGCACGCGAGAGACAGAAGCAGAAGCGTAACAACCTAGGCCTTGCTCATAGTCTTCGTACTACTCCCACCACAATAGTGTCACACCCCTTTAGTTGTAGTGTAATAACCACTCTCGACACGACAAAACgggtatgtgtgtgtatatatatatacgtctTAGCTTGTCATAATGTGTAACGAAACTCTAGGCTCAAGCTAGCTATTCAATTACACTGTGATATAATTGACAGATAATTATGTTTCTTAAATATGTAATCAAAAGGTTTGATCTCTGGGTATTGTGTGTATGAAATAACATCTTTTAGGAGAAATTAATGATGAACTCTTTAAATAAATCTCCTATTGTGGGattaattagtccttaattCTCAACTAGATACCTGAATacaccttaaaaaaaaaagctcgctattcaattatataaacTACTAGGTTTGGCCTAGGAATCAAGTAGTTTGCAAGAATTGTTTGGTTCAAATTTCATTATCATCATTGTACATGAGTTTGGAAGattaatattaagaaaaattagtTCATGGATGTATTATTGtagtatatatatgttatatgacatggtttttaatgttttgattaATGGGCAGGGTGAAATAGTAGAAAGAGAGGAGGAAGATAGCCCGTTGAAGAAGTGTAGGAGCTGGGCATTTGAGTACTTGGAAGACCAAAGAGAGGAGGAACATAGAACTCTGGAGCTTTTCCCATTGCACCCGGAAGGCAGACGAAGgggtttgttttaattaattgtttgacCAATTTAACGAGAAATATTTTTAGCCTTTAATTGTTTCTGATTTCTGAACCCCTTCAGGCTGATTGGAATGTATGTGCTTTAGTTTTTTCATCACTTTGTTCTTCTTTGGTTGTGTTGGGGAAAGAACAAAAGACAAAGTTGTCTACAAATGTGTACTGTTTTCCCGCTTTGAGACCAAAATTAACCAAACCTGCTTAATTGTCTCTCTTTGCCTTGTTGACTTGAGCGTTGTGGGTGTGAATAAATCGAAGCTTTTAGGTTAAAAGAAGAGCTACGGACACTGAAGTCCACGCACCTACTTCTTCTTAAATCTTAAACCTACCTTCATGATTTTAAATAGGGTTTCACAATTACAATTGCAGCTGTAAGGTCAAAATATCCTAACCGCAGTTGCGGCCGCATGAGTCGCATTTTACCACGATATAAAAGTTTTCTAAGGTACAACAACTGTAATCAGaatttaaaacattatataCAACCCCTTTTCACGGTTTGGATTTGTTTCAATTTGAAAAAAGCATAGGATTGCCCTCGATGTAGCCGAGGGAAAGTTATCAAAAGgggctaatttttttttttaatttatcaaaatgaggataaattttaaattaatatttaaataagaataAGTAATAGAATATCATACGACTTCTACCGACGAAGTAGtaaataattatacttttttttttactaaaatagtgtgaagtcataaattattttatgatttcaaaatctcttaatttttcttaaaatatttattagaagttgaaaattaatttatgatttcacaagtcataattttttgtaatttacttttcaaaattttatattattttaatttttaatttcttgtttaattttttaaatatttttgttactcatattaacatataatactaacttaaaatttattaaataatattaaatttttaaaaaatattttttatttaacttttaccgttatcattaagtaaattaataatttcagagtattattaattaattttatttaataaaattattttaatattaacgacaaacaataatttagttttaatttataattttatttaatattttttattttgttttatttaatatttaataaggtaaacataagatttaaatttatgactttgaagtcataaatttaaataagaaaaataaaaacctttcgAGTgactttgaagtcatatttttttgttatcaaagtttttttaatttttttatttaatacttaaaaataaataaggatgATTTTGAATTCGTAAATTGAGTTGTGACTtcagcaaaataattttttttaaaaaaaaaaactttgaagtcataaactaatttacaatttcatataaaaattaaaaaaaaaaaactcaaaag
Protein-coding sequences here:
- the LOC100788918 gene encoding WUSCHEL-related homeobox 4, which produces MKVHQFARGFWEHEPSLTLGCKRLRPLAPKLSNTDDTISPPHHHPVTTLDLKSFIKPQSASRKLGIGSSSDDNNNNNNKRDPSSPHGQVETHIPGGTRWNPTQEQIGILEMLYRGGMRTPNAQQIEQITAQLSKYGKIEGKNVFYWFQNHKARERQKQKRNNLGLAHSLRTTPTTIVSHPFSCSVITTLDTTKRGEIVEREEEDSPLKKCRSWAFEYLEDQREEEHRTLELFPLHPEGRRRGLF